Genomic window (Spirosoma sp. KCTC 42546):
AAACCGAAACGGGCGAATCAAATCAGGCGCTGGATACAAACGAACTGGAGGCCCGTCTCTGGAATCAGATCCAGCGTAAAATGGAGACCGATGAGTCTACCGATCAGGGCCGGGTTATTCCGCTACGCACATACCGCTATCGGTGGATCGGGATTGCAGCAGCGTTGCTCCTGGTTGGTGGCTGGTTTTTCGCTGATTTACTACCGCTACGGTCGCTTACAAGCTCGACTCAAGCCGACTGGGTTGAGCAGGCCAATACGTCAGCAAAACCGTTGGTCGTTCGGCTGGAAGATGGAAGCACCGTTCAGTTAGCCGCTCAGAGTTCCCTACGATATCCTAAACACTTTACCGCTACCGAACGAACCGTTTACCTGACGGGAAATGCTTTTTTTTCGATTCAGAAAATGCCAACCCGCCCGTTTTATGTCCACACGGGCGAGGTCGTCACGAAGGTTTTAGGCACGAGTTTTTTCATCCGAACCGAGGCCAACACTCGTCAGGTACGGGTTGAGGTGGTTACAGGCCGGGTTGCCGTTTATACACAACAGGAAGAGAAGCAACCAGCCACCAATGGCGTAGTGCTGAGCCCCAATCAAGCCGCCACCTTTTTTGCTAAAGAACAGCACTTTGTAACCGGCCTCGTAGATACGCCCAAAGTCATTCCAGCGCCAGAAACGGACCGAAAGCAGGTCTCCTTTCAATTTGATGATGCCCCCCTAGCAACCGTTCTGGCGCAACTCGAACAAGCCTATGGAATCGACATCGAAGTCGAAAATGAGCAGCAGAACAACTGCCCGCTCACAGCCGATCTGACGAATCAACCGCTGTATACGCAGTTAGATATTATTTGTGCAGCCCTGAAATCAACGTACGAAGTCCAGGGTACCACTATTTTAATCAGTGGCAAAGGCTGCGTTGACTAAGTCAATGGATAAAGAATAATGAATAATGTAAAATTAACAATGGTTAATTAAAATCTCCTGATTATCAATCCATTATTCATTATTCATTATTCATTATCCATTATCCATTATCCATTTACAAAAACAAAACCCAAAACCCTATGAACCGATCGTTTCCAAACCCCTGATTTTCTAAAAAACGCTGGTCATGCGATCAACATGAACCAGCGTCAAGTATCCAGACCCCCATCGGGTAGACCGCGAATCATGCTCCGACGGGAAGGATCATTTTGCCGATTGTCCAATCAAACAAAACTCTTAAAGGTATGAAAAAAAGAGAACCTGTACGTACAGGCAACTCGCCCAGCCAGCATGCTCGTTTATTTCTGCGGCTTATGAATTTATCACTCGTTCAACTCGTCCTGATGATTGCCTGTACGAGTCTGTCCATTGCATTCGATGGCAAGGGGCAGGAATTGATGAACCGTCCGGTTACGCTGAAAGTGGAGGGACAACGGCTCCGCTCGGTGCTGACGCAAATCGAAAAACAAACTGCCGCCCGGTTTGTCTATAGCTCAAAAACAATCAACGCCGATCGGCTCGTTACGCTTACGATTACCGATAAGCAATTAAATGACGTTCTGACCGAACTTCTTAAACCACTGAAACTAACCTACCGATTAGTGGGTGGCCAGATCGTGCTGGAGACTGACGATGCTGCCCATACGCTTGTCAGTCCATCTAGCGAAGCGGTTGATCAAACCGTATCGGGCACGGTAACCGACGAAAAAAACGCTGGTCTACCAGGCGTTAGTGTTGTCGTGAAAGGTACCAACCGTGGTTCGACGACCGATGCGAATGGAAAGTATAAACTCACAATACCCGACGGTAACGGGGTGGTACTCACGTTCTCCTTTGTTGGCTACCAGAGTCAGGATGTAGCGGTGGGTAGTCAAACGACGCTCAATGTGTCTATGGTGCCTGATGTAAGCGCCCTGGACGAAGTGGTTGTGATTGGCTATGGTGCCGTTCGTAAAAAAGACCTGACTGGTTCGGTAGTTCAGCTTAAGGGCGAACAACTGAAAGAAATTCCAACATCCAATGTACTGGAAGCAGCACAGGGCAAAATTGCCGGGGCCGACATTACCCGAAGCAGTGGTCAGGCAGGTGCCAAGGTGAACATCACGATTCGTGGCAACCGCTCCATTGGGGGTAATAACTCACCCCTGATTATCGTGGATGGGATTCAGTACAGCAATCTGGAGGATATCAATTCCAATGACATCGAAACAATGGATGTACTGAAAGATGCCTCATCCACCGCCATTTACGGATCACGGGGGTCCAATGGGGTTATTCTGATTACTACCAAAAAAGGCAAAACAGGCAAACCAGACATTTCCTTTAATGCGTACTCGGGTATTTCGCAGGTAACGATGTATCCGAAAGCGATGGATATCACCGCATTCCGGGATTTTAAACGGGAAGCCTGGCGGGCGGGCGGTGTCTGGAAAAGTCCGGCCGATGATGCTGCCATTTTCACCAACGTAGCGGAATACAACGCCTTGCAGAACGGCGTCTGGACCGATTATCAGGATGCTCTCATTCACAATGGCCTGCAACAGGATTATCAGGTTGGCATCCGGGCTGGTACCGACCGCCTGAAATCGTACGTATCGGTCGATTATTACAATGAAAAGGGGATTCTGAAACTGGATGAACTGAAGCGCTACACGGGCCGACTCAATGTCGATTTTACGATTAACGACTGGATGAAAATCGGCCTGCAAAGTCAGCTTACCTATTATAACCAGAGCGTACGGAGAGACCCCTTGAACCAGGCCAATAAAATCAGTCCTCTCGGCTCTCTGTATGATGCCAATGGCAATTTCAATTACATCATGCTGGATGGCCAAACGGCGAACCCACTTTCGGATGAGCAGCCTAATGTCTTCAACAACACGGTATTAACGACTCGTGTCTTAACGAACGGCTATCTGGAATTAACGCCTATTAAAGGGCTGATGATTCGGAGTACGCTGGGCGTTAACCTGGCTTCTGTGCGGGATGGCGCTTATTCGTCGCCGAAATCGATTGATCGCTCACTGTCAGGAAAGTCGCTCGCAACCTATAATACCAGCAGTAGCCGAAGCCTTAACTGGGAAAACGTAGCCACTTATCAGCGCACGTTGGGACAGCATGCTGTAACGCTGACGGGTATTGCCAGTTACCTGAGCAATTCATCCGACAATGCCTCGGCTTCGGGTGTTAACCAGTTGCTGCCGTCGCAGTTGTTTTATTCACTGGGCAGCGCTACCGAGGAAATCAAGATTAATTCAGCCTATTCCCAGAACAACCTGGTGTCGTTTGCCGGTCGGTTGAATTACGCGTTTCGGGATCGGTATTTGCTAACGGTAACGGCTCGGGAAGATGGTTCGTCGAAACTGGCTGTAGGCAACAAATGGACGTTCTTTCCATCGGCAGCTTTTGCGTGGCGCGTTATCGACGAAAAGTTTATGCAGGGTGTTAAGGGACTGAGCGATCTGAAAGTACGGGCTAGTTATGGCGTGGCGGGTAATGATCCTTCAGGGCCTTACGCTACGCAGACAACACTAACCCGGCTCGCCTTCGGTTACGATGAAGTGGCCGCTCCGGCCTACACTTTTTCCCGGAACGTAGGCAATATGGAATTAGGCTGGGAATTATCGTACACCAAAAATGTAGGCCTCGATTTTGGGTTGCTCAATGGCCGGATCAATGCATCCGTTGACTATTACGATACCCGTACGCAGGACCTGCTGCTAGACCGTGGCTTACCACCAACAACGGGCGTAACGACCGTGAAGCAAAACATCGGCAAAACGCGAAATCGCGGTATCGAAGTATCGTTGGGAAGTACCAACATCCGCACCTCCAGCCTGAGCTGGACCAGCAACGTCACCTTTACCAAAAACAAGGAAGAGATTACGGAACTGGTTACGGGCGGCAACGACATTGGCAATGGCTGGTTTATCGGTTCGCCCATCAACGTGTTTTATGATTACGAAAAACTGGGGATCTGGCAGACGTCCGAAGCCGATCTGGCGGCCAAGTTATCGCCAACCCAGTTGCCGGGCGAGATTAAAGTCAGAGATCAGAATAACGACGGTAAGATTGACGCCGTTAATGATCGGATCATCCTGGGAAATCCTCGCCCGAAATGGAGTGGTGGTTTCGATAACACCGTCAAATTCAAAGGCTTCGATCTGAATGTGTTTCTGTACGCGCGTATCGGCCAGATGATTAACTCCGACCGCTCGGCCCGTTTCGACCAGCAGGGTGTTGGCAACAGCACGGCGGGTCTGGATTACTGGACGCCCGAAAATCCAACCAATGCGTATCCACGACCCAACAAAAACGGTGGTCTGAAATACCTGTCGACCCTGGGCTATGTGGATGGTTCTTTCGCCCGGATTCGGAATATCACCCTAGCCTATAATGTACCGGCAAAAGTACT
Coding sequences:
- a CDS encoding FecR family protein, encoding MSRKSFGLLLQKYLRGECTPEEKSFVEHWYGLLETETGESNQALDTNELEARLWNQIQRKMETDESTDQGRVIPLRTYRYRWIGIAAALLLVGGWFFADLLPLRSLTSSTQADWVEQANTSAKPLVVRLEDGSTVQLAAQSSLRYPKHFTATERTVYLTGNAFFSIQKMPTRPFYVHTGEVVTKVLGTSFFIRTEANTRQVRVEVVTGRVAVYTQQEEKQPATNGVVLSPNQAATFFAKEQHFVTGLVDTPKVIPAPETDRKQVSFQFDDAPLATVLAQLEQAYGIDIEVENEQQNNCPLTADLTNQPLYTQLDIICAALKSTYEVQGTTILISGKGCVD
- a CDS encoding TonB-dependent receptor → MKKREPVRTGNSPSQHARLFLRLMNLSLVQLVLMIACTSLSIAFDGKGQELMNRPVTLKVEGQRLRSVLTQIEKQTAARFVYSSKTINADRLVTLTITDKQLNDVLTELLKPLKLTYRLVGGQIVLETDDAAHTLVSPSSEAVDQTVSGTVTDEKNAGLPGVSVVVKGTNRGSTTDANGKYKLTIPDGNGVVLTFSFVGYQSQDVAVGSQTTLNVSMVPDVSALDEVVVIGYGAVRKKDLTGSVVQLKGEQLKEIPTSNVLEAAQGKIAGADITRSSGQAGAKVNITIRGNRSIGGNNSPLIIVDGIQYSNLEDINSNDIETMDVLKDASSTAIYGSRGSNGVILITTKKGKTGKPDISFNAYSGISQVTMYPKAMDITAFRDFKREAWRAGGVWKSPADDAAIFTNVAEYNALQNGVWTDYQDALIHNGLQQDYQVGIRAGTDRLKSYVSVDYYNEKGILKLDELKRYTGRLNVDFTINDWMKIGLQSQLTYYNQSVRRDPLNQANKISPLGSLYDANGNFNYIMLDGQTANPLSDEQPNVFNNTVLTTRVLTNGYLELTPIKGLMIRSTLGVNLASVRDGAYSSPKSIDRSLSGKSLATYNTSSSRSLNWENVATYQRTLGQHAVTLTGIASYLSNSSDNASASGVNQLLPSQLFYSLGSATEEIKINSAYSQNNLVSFAGRLNYAFRDRYLLTVTAREDGSSKLAVGNKWTFFPSAAFAWRVIDEKFMQGVKGLSDLKVRASYGVAGNDPSGPYATQTTLTRLAFGYDEVAAPAYTFSRNVGNMELGWELSYTKNVGLDFGLLNGRINASVDYYDTRTQDLLLDRGLPPTTGVTTVKQNIGKTRNRGIEVSLGSTNIRTSSLSWTSNVTFTKNKEEITELVTGGNDIGNGWFIGSPINVFYDYEKLGIWQTSEADLAAKLSPTQLPGEIKVRDQNNDGKIDAVNDRIILGNPRPKWSGGFDNTVKFKGFDLNVFLYARIGQMINSDRSARFDQQGVGNSTAGLDYWTPENPTNAYPRPNKNGGLKYLSTLGYVDGSFARIRNITLAYNVPAKVLPKAIRGVRLYVTGKNLVTFTKLNYDPERGGSENFPLTKLYVFGLNVNL